GGTATCTGTGAAATGGTCTCTCCTGCTTTGACCCTCTTCTGCTGGTCTGTGGCTCCACACTCAGGGATCTGGGGTCCTGGGACACAGTGGACAAGccaggccaggggctgggagaaGCCTCTGGGAGCACTGGGTGGACCTCACGGCAGGGATCCTTGCAGCCTACCCACTCACAGCCCTGAGAGAGACCCCAAGGGACAGTTCCCAGATCTCATGGCAGAGGGAACACCCCTGCAGGACGGGCAGGCAATAAGGAATGGCATGCTTTGCCAGTAGCCTTTTTTGTGgcaaaggaagcaagtatttTCTTAGCCCAATATTTTTCTGAGCAAACAcaaatggagaaagaaaaaatccccagaaaattCCATTCCATTTTGAAGGCCAAGGTTACTGTTTCTCCAAAAGAAAACTGACATCATCATtgctttcagcagctgtttggaAAAGAATCAGGCAAGGAGGACGAGAGAGGCAGAGGAAGATGTGGCTGGCATTCTCAATCCCTCCCTGAAGCCTGGATGCCAGCAACCCTGCCTGGGCTGGACAGCCTGGACTTACCTTGGCAGACTCCCTCAGCTGCCCCTCTGGCATGGCCGCCCCATTCATCCTGGCAATCCTCTGCAGTGTGGCCAGCGCAGCCCCCGTGTTTCCCGTCGACACGTTATACCGTGCAGACtctgggatgaactggaagcAGAGTAGGAAGCCTTTCTGCACCTCTCTTGTCCTACTCACAGCTTCACATCACGCCCAGGAGCCTGCTCAGGTTGGCACAGGGCACTCCatgagctggagcagccctttGCCTGCCCTTCCCCCCAGCCATGCCCTGGGGTACTCTCTGTGCCCCAGCCCCCCATTGCTCCCAGGGAGCTCACCCTGCCCAACAAACCCATTTGTTGATCATGTCACTGAGCCATCTGGGTCAAGCACTTATGAAAGGTGAAAGCCAAAGACACAGGTTTAACAAAACCAACCCTTGACATTCTAAAATGAGATGTTACTTCTAACATCTCATAACAAGTAATATGTTCAGCATATTACTTGCTGAAGCAAAAGTCTTGGAAGGCACAACAAGGccattttaataaaaaggaagaagtgGTTGAAATGTAACTTGTTACTAGCATTTGGTGctctttccaaaataaaatacattttttttattaaatggcTCTATTAAATTATAAACAATTCCATCTATTTCACTCAAATATGAACTAAAGACCCTTTTTTTAAAGGTATGTATACTAACtctgtcttttcttttcccccagaTTACAAACTTCAGCAATCCAATTTTGCTGGCAAAAATAATCAGGGAAACAAAACATGCAGGTTATAGGAGTGTATACTCACAGCAACCTTAAATTTGTCTGTCCAGGTAGCACCCCAGACGGACTTGTGCATTCACCCAGCTGCAGGATGTATTTTACATCTGTATAGCCTCCAGCAGCCACAGTTCAGCACTGAAGTGCCCATGAGCACTGTAAGCAGGGATTTTCCACATCACCCCCACAAATCAGATGGTTCTCTTGACCAAGACCACGATGGTTCTCATGGGTTTTCTGAAGcagagggacacctggggaaACTGTGGTTTACCTTGGCACTCTGTGAACACTTTACTGAGGCTACTTTCCTCAGCCCTAGAAAATGTTCAGACTGAAGAGAGTGTGCTGTGTCCAGCATTAGACTGAATAGACTGACTTGTCATTTTTTTCATACACTATTCTAGCCTGTCTTCCTCTTGGTGCCTGACCCATCACTGCAATGCCTGGGTACTGCTGGCAGTCTGGAcactggaacctgggctgctggagggcTACAGCAGACCAGTAAAGCCAGACCATCACCAGCAAGGTAGCATCTCCCCTGAAGCTGGTCTGCAGCCCCGCCAGGACTTCAGGACCTTACCAAGCCGCTATGTGAGAGGacagaagaggagaaaggaggacACAAGAAGAGCCTACGATGAAGGGGGTGGAGGGCAATGGTGCCTGGGGAGACATCAGGGTGGTGGCAGTGCAACAGGGAGTGGAGAGTGGAGATCTTCCTACCTTGAACACCAGGATGAGAAGGATGCCAGGGATGGAGGCAATTCTGATCAACCACCGCCAGCCGATGGTTGGGTTCACCACTGATGCCAGGCCAATGATTAACAAGGATCCGGCCAACCAAAACACCTTTCCAAGGGAAAGAAAGGGGTTAGAATGTGAACACATGACAATGAtctgttcattttcttcccttctaCTCCAGTTCTGTGGATAGATGGGGAACTGTGCTAGGGAATGCCGAGGTTCAACTGAGCCGTCCCATGGCTGTCTGAGAAGCTGGGCTTGGGtgggaggaaaaagggaaagacaaGAGTTTGGGGAGGGACAGTGAAGACAGTCTTAATTAGCTCCAGGTAAAACCTGCTAATTTGCTGTGGATACAATCGTACATAAAGCCACTGCTTTTGTCCTTTTAGTCACTTCTCTGCTAATGCTCATGCTCATGAGTTTTCCTGTTGTCTAGGTTTCTTCAGGAAAGCAGGAGATTTACAAGCTCAGAAGACAAAACCAGGCCAGATTTCCACTGCTGAAAGTTGGTGGCTCTCCAGTAGACTCAATGCCCAGCTATACCAACAGTGAATCTGGCCTCTGATCTGCAAGTACATTCCTTTCTGAAGTTCACTTGTTACCATTAGGAGACACATCCCTTTCGAGGGGACCACCCAAGGGAGCTCAGCCAACAGAAATCACAAAAGCTGCAGCAAGTCCATGAATAGCCTGTGGGCAAAATTAACAAATTTCTGGGGAGAAATACAAGATTGATCTTCTATAAATCTTTGTGTTTCTGATGACACTTCAGTAATGATACCCTGGGATCAAGGAGGCTGCAGTGAAAAGTAAATTATCCCTGACAAGAAGAGTTTGGTTCAGCAGTGGGATGAATTTGTGCACTCAGAGGTGTCACCACTGATCATCTGCACATGCAGCAACTGTCCACTGCAGAAGTCTGCAGTAAGCAATGACCCAGCAAGTGGGCACAACCCTCCCAGCATGTATCAGGCCAAATTTGGGACTGTCTGTGCTAAGCCTCCTGTGCAAAGCCCCTGGCAGAACCTGAGCACGGAGAGGAGCAGATTAGGACCTTACCTGGAAGTCACTATATAAACCACTTGTTATCTCTGGGGGTCCAAAGAGGGGGGAGGAGGGATGCACCTCAGCTTGGAGTGGGCTGGGAATGCCACCAGCTCCAGTGCCTGCCAGTCCATCAGCGCTGGCCCCATCAGACCAGCCACATTGTCAATAGGAGAACAAAGAGGCTGGGTGTCAGCCATCACTCAAAGTCCCTATAAAAATGTTTGGAGCATTAAATCATTTGAGGAGATACTGCCTCTCTCCTGTGTACATCTTTAATAACACAGATGCCACACTCTGAGGTGCAGGAGGCATTGGAGACTTGCTCAGACCTAGGCAAGAGGGTTTAGTCTGGAAGAAGTGCTGTGCTGGAGACGTGGCTTCCAAACTGTGGTGGGACAAATCTCCTGGGACTTGGAGCTAAAAGAAGCAGTGATGTTCTCACTTTTTCACGTTCTCACCTGGGATAAGGGCAACATGTATCCCCGATATTTGGTGGgcaaaaattcagtttttatgATAAGTCtagcaaaaaaggaaagaaaagcagaaatacagTTGCAATGAGAATTTCCATGCAAATCAAGTAACAGTTCAGCTCAACTCATACAATGAATACCATCCCTCTTCCACCTTGAGCACCCAGAGACAAGGAATCCCTGTCACATGTGCCTCCTACTCCAGCACCAAATTACATGCAAGGGAAACATAAGGCACAAATCcttcccagcctgtggctgtgGGATACAAGCAGGTAAACACTGCAGTCTATACATCAGGAAACCTATGGGTGATTGAGGTGTCAGCACAGGCATAGATATGTTCATAGAAATGAACATTTtagcaaagttttttttttttcatgaaataaGGAAATATCTGTTCCACTTTTTAAATGGTTGGAGTGCCCTTGGCACAGGGGGCTTGTGGCACAGACATTTCTCAAGGTCCCCAGTGTGAATTGAGTTTCCTTAGctggacagagagagagagagaggtggGAAGAGACCCTCAGTGGCTCCTTCTGTCTCAGCCAGTGAAGTGTTTTGTAAAATGTTCAATTTTCTTCCATTCTCATGAGTCTTATGAGCAGCCTCCATGGCCAGAGAATAGGGGCATTCCTGGGAGagaggctgtgccagcagcttaGCAGATGCATGACTCAGGCGCAGATGCCTTCTCTCAACAGCACCTCTCTCCCCTATGTCCTTTCCTTCAGCAAAAGGTTTTTGGGTCAATGTGACCAGTTTAGGGCTTTCCTTTGTGGGCAGCAACCAGGCTTTAAGTAACCATGGATGGTgctgaaatgtttcatttgtttccataagaaagtaaacaaaaaacaCCCTATTTTTCCAGGCCCCTAGTGAAGTGGTTGCTAATATTGTgaatttttcttccccaaatcctcctttCTGTTGCAATAGGACAAAAACTTAATTTCAGTGGGAACGTTttctataattaaaaaataattttctacttAAGAAGAATTgttataactttttttttttaaggaggaaGCAGCCTTTACTTATCTGTTACCTGTCTAAATGTTTTTATATGTTCTTAATAATCCCTCTGTCACCAGTTTAATGTAAACCAGCTGTGCCCTTTATTCCAGGCCTCAGAAGTCCTTGGGAACTGCAAGTTATGTCAATTGACTGGGATTTAGTGAAATTACAGAATGGCTTTTTGTTTCAAGGTGATGTGGGAATTTGATCCCCTTCCCCTTCTAGACACTCCATTACCTTCTCTGGGAAGGCGGCTCGCACAGCCTTACCCTTGCGCGTGGCCTGACACGCCACCTCCTACCATGGCCCGCAGGAACACAAACCAGATGTAGGATGGGGCAAACGAGGTCAGCAGGGAGAAATAGGCTGCCCAGAGGAACGAGAGCAGCAGGATCTGCAAAAGGGCAAGAATTAGGGTTATTAAAGCACAGGCTCAGCCAGGTGCATGGCTCCTGTGGAGCGCAGAAAAAGGACACGCAGCCCCCTGCAGTCACTCACCTTCCAGCGGCCGTACCTGTCGGCCAGGAGCCCGAGCACTATGCTGAACACCATGTAGCCAAAAAACACCATCTGAGGGGAATTGGAACACAGCTGTGGAGGGCCCATTCCCAGCTACATGGGACAGCTCTGCTCTTTGAGCTGCAGGTGAGCTGTGTGttctcagggcagcaggatgaACTGTGGCACACAGAACCACAAGGGAGAGGTTTTCAGGGGATGGCTTCCTTTGTGTAGGCACTCACTGCTGCCACCCTCAAAGCTGAGGGTGGGTGGCAGGGTTTTCAAAATAAGAATGTGGAAATGGGGATTTTCTTTGTCCACTTGCTCTGGGCATGGACATCTGCTCTCATCAGCTTCATTTCTGATGTCTACAGTTGTGGCACTGTTCTTGTCCCTGTAAAGAGGCCCTAGGAATTTGTTTGGTTTGCTGGGAAATGCACTTTCAGAAACCCATGGTGGTACCCATGACTATGACCACATAGTGGATGACCTTTCTGGGAGGAACATGAGACACTCACTGTTGTCACTAAAGCCACCTGCCAGTCTTGGAGCTGCCACTCACATCGGATGAGAGGGGACACAACAGCTATCAGCATGATCTCCATGGCTTCAGCCACCTTTGGGAACAAGTGTGTGTTAGCAAGAAGggaaaccacaagaagcccaCAGGGAAATATTTCTCAGTCCCTCAAAGCCTGCAGCCATGGCagttccatcatgtcagaacAGTCCTGTGAAGCCATGGTGCCTCCACAGTGGTGTGAGCCCTGTGCCTGGCCTGGAAGATCTTGGtgacagggagaggaggagagaaagGCACACTTAGAAAGCAGGTACAGGTATACTGTATATCTGGGAAGTTTGGAAATAGTCATCCTTGGCAGAGAAGATTCTTGCCCTGCTGGGTTATTAGAAGCTCTTCAGCTATCTTTGGAAATCAAGCTGCTTCGTTGGGTATCTAGCTGTGGATTCAGGCATCTGACATGAACTCTTAAAACTGTTTTTAAGAGTTCCATTGCTCCACTGGCTGTGTGCCCCAGCACTGGCTTCAGTTAGGAATGAGCTGACTGTTTACACACAGCTTCTGACTTTTTCACCTCAGCTGCAGCAATCCTCATGGATAGACCCTCATTATATTTTTTGCCCAGTCTGGCCTCCAGCTTTTGCCCAAGTTCCCAAAACAGATACACAATTAACCCAAGACCATGAAAGTTAGGAAATTTTTCAAGTAGCCAGGGGTGAGAAGATGCCAGGCCTTCTGAGCCAGATTGCAGAGGATTTGCGTGCCATGGGGATGACATGAAAAACGCAACAGTGAAGCTGAACCTAACCTTCAGGCCCTAACTGAAGATGTGCCCTGACAGTGCTCCAGAACAGGGGCCAAGCCATGATGCTGTGGGCCAACCTGCTCAGCTTTGCCCTGAAATGGGTCTGATATCAATGGGACTAAAATGTACTTTCACCAATGATGAAAATAGCAGAAATCCTGCCTGAGAAGGTATGTATGGAAGACATGGGCTGGCAGCAGTATGTGCTTATGGTCGTTATTGCACGGCAatgagaaaaatgagaagaaagcTTTTTCCAGGCCACCACAGATGGCTGCAGATACCTACCCCAGTGCTGCCCATGATGAGGAAAAGCATGATATGGAACCTCCCAAACCCAATGGTTTCCACAGCTTCTTCCACTGTAAATGTCTTTTGTCCTAAAcgtgaaaagaaaattaagacaGAAAACCTGTCAGCAGTCAAATTGTACCTCCTcttcataaaaaaatatttctcatgcTTCTGTGGGACTGCACCAGGAAAAAGCCTGGAAACATCTACCAGCTTTATGTCCACTGACCAGCCCCTGGATGTCCTGGTGGCAGGGCTCAACAGGGGGTTGCTGAAACAGCAGCCAGCACAAAATGAGGAAGGACAGCCTTGTactatttaaaatgcttttgaaacagagtcacattttaaaaattattccaagTAAATGAATCCTCAAATTACCAATATAATACAATAATTACACAAAGCAGAGGCCTGAGAAAAGCCAAGCCAGCCAGCTCTTCCCATTGCCAtaggcagcagccagcagcctgCTAAGTGTGGTGGGAGGGGAGTATAGGATGCTGATGTTGTGGCTTCATGTACAGAGGTTTTAAGTGGCTGAAGTGGCACAACTGAGGACCCTCCCTCTACCCCAGATAAACAGGGAGCCAAATTTCTAGTCCTGTCAATACAAACCCACCTTTTGGTGGttcttttctctctgcatgGATTTCCTCCAAGCCAATAGCATTTTCTGCCTCTTTTGGTGCAGTGGCCAtctcagctcctgcagggatCCACTGTCACTGCAGGCAAGACTAGGATTTACCTGTGAAATCTCACAACAGTCACAAAGTCACCTGAGCAAGAAAATAGCAAGCCAGTTTCTCACAATGGAGTGGAAACTTTCAGATACAGTCAAATATGAGTTTGTTTCATGCAACTACTAGAACATGTCCCTTCCCACTAGGGTTTTactgaaaaacacaaagaaacatCACAGGGTGAGTTAGTTCAACTGAGAAACATCAGTCATCACATCACACTGGCTGTTTTTCTGGAAAGTTCAGGGATTGCTTTAGGGAAGACTGGAGACCTGCTAAGACAAGCGATCATGTGACAACTTCCCCAGCCCAGAGGTCAGTGAAATACAGTGCCAGTCTAACAGATGTTTCATCTCCAGAGCCAAGACATGATAGAACCAGTAGTGGTTGCCCCTTTTGGAGGGTCCCAGTGGAGCTGGGTTTGAGTGGGCAGTAGAGGTGCTGCACTCAGCCTGATGGGAGCCCCCACTGAGGCAGAGCCAGGTGACCCAGCCAGCTTCGTAACCCCAGGACACTGAGGGTGGCAGGGTAGCACTTAGCTCCTCACCCAAGCAGCACACAGCTTCCTGCTGCAAACCAACCCCTCTACCTCATCCCTTGCCACACTAATCCCCATCCTCTCAGGGCATCCATAAACACAGCCATGCATTTTGGATTGCAACTGGAAGCTGGATTCCTCTGTCAGTGTTTCTGGCTTTCAGCACTAGATCTTTTGGCCTCACCACTGTTGCTTTTCC
This portion of the Anomalospiza imberbis isolate Cuckoo-Finch-1a 21T00152 chromosome 5, ASM3175350v1, whole genome shotgun sequence genome encodes:
- the SVOPL gene encoding putative transporter SVOPL isoform X2: MATAPKEAENAIGLEEIHAERKEPPKGQKTFTVEEAVETIGFGRFHIMLFLIMGSTGVAEAMEIMLIAVVSPLIRCEWQLQDWQVALVTTMVFFGYMVFSIVLGLLADRYGRWKILLLSFLWAAYFSLLTSFAPSYIWFVFLRAMVGGGVSGHAQGLIIKTEFLPTKYRGYMLPLSQVFWLAGSLLIIGLASVVNPTIGWRWLIRIASIPGILLILVFKFIPESARYNVSTGNTGAALATLQRIARMNGAAMPEGQLRESAKERRGRFKDLIHPKYLRTTLQIWIIWLGIAFAYYGVILASAELLERDLVCGSAAPPLQDSSDDSEESHSPCHCHLFGPAAYQTMIISTVGEIALNPVNVLSINVLGRRLSLCITMGCTALFFLLLNICTSSAGMVGFLFMLRALVSANFNTIYIYTAEVYPTTMRALGMGTSGALCRVGAMVAPFISQVLMSASFLGALCLFSSVCIICAISAVTLPIETKGRALQQVK
- the SVOPL gene encoding putative transporter SVOPL isoform X1, whose amino-acid sequence is MATAPKEAENAIGLEEIHAERKEPPKGQKTFTVEEAVETIGFGRFHIMLFLIMGSTGVAEAMEIMLIAVVSPLIRCEWQLQDWQVALVTTMVFFGYMVFSIVLGLLADRYGRWKILLLSFLWAAYFSLLTSFAPSYIWFVFLRAMVGGGVSGHAQGLIIKTEFLPTKYRGYMLPLSQVFWLAGSLLIIGLASVVNPTIGWRWLIRIASIPGILLILVFKFIPESARYNVSTGNTGAALATLQRIARMNGAAMPEGQLRESAKERRGRFKDLIHPKYLRTTLQIWIIWLGIAFAYYGVILASAELLERDLVCGSAAPPLQDSSDDSEESHSPCHCHLFGPAAYQTMIISTVGEIALNPVNVLSINVLGRRLSLCITMGCTALFFLLLNICTSSAGMVGFLFMLRALVSANFNTIYIYTAEVYPTTMRALGMGTSGALCRVGAMVAPFISQVLMSASFLGALCLFSSVCIICAISAVTLPIETKGRALQVGTTTPGAPIALNALRDL